Proteins encoded within one genomic window of Nonomuraea gerenzanensis:
- a CDS encoding electron transfer flavoprotein subunit alpha/FixB family protein: MSEILVLVEHAEGEVKKVTLELLTLARSLGTPAAVWAGPGITPEAKARLAEYGAEKIYVAGADDIVDYVVAPKAELLAQLVAGTSPAAVLVAATAEGKEIAGRLAIKTDSGVITDAVGLSEGFVADQSIFGGGVNVHSRVRKGTPIVAVRPNSTAPVAAAGAGTEEEVSVTLSDAAKTARVVERVKQEKGARPELTEAAIVVSGGRGVGSAENFSIIEGLADALGAAVGASRAATDAGWYPHQFQVGQTGKTVSPQLYIAAGISGAIQHRAGMQTAKTIVAINKDPEAPIFELADYGVVGDLHQVVPQLTEEVSKRK, from the coding sequence ATGTCGGAAATTCTCGTTCTCGTCGAGCACGCCGAAGGCGAGGTCAAGAAGGTCACGCTGGAGCTGCTGACCCTGGCCCGCTCCCTCGGCACGCCCGCCGCCGTCTGGGCGGGCCCGGGCATCACGCCCGAGGCCAAGGCCCGCCTCGCCGAGTACGGCGCCGAGAAGATCTACGTCGCCGGCGCCGACGACATCGTCGACTACGTGGTCGCACCCAAGGCCGAGCTGCTCGCCCAGCTCGTCGCCGGCACGTCGCCCGCGGCGGTGCTGGTGGCCGCCACGGCCGAGGGCAAGGAGATCGCGGGCCGTCTGGCCATCAAGACCGACTCCGGCGTCATCACCGACGCCGTCGGCCTGAGCGAGGGCTTCGTCGCCGACCAGTCCATCTTCGGCGGCGGCGTCAACGTGCACTCCCGGGTGCGCAAGGGCACGCCCATCGTCGCCGTCCGCCCCAACTCCACCGCCCCCGTCGCCGCCGCGGGCGCCGGGACGGAGGAGGAGGTCTCGGTCACCCTCTCCGACGCCGCCAAGACCGCGCGCGTGGTCGAGCGCGTCAAGCAGGAGAAGGGCGCCCGCCCCGAGCTGACGGAGGCCGCCATCGTCGTCTCCGGCGGCCGCGGCGTCGGCTCCGCCGAGAACTTCTCGATCATCGAGGGCCTCGCCGACGCCCTCGGCGCCGCCGTGGGCGCCTCCCGCGCCGCCACGGACGCGGGCTGGTACCCGCACCAGTTCCAGGTCGGTCAGACGGGCAAGACGGTGTCGCCGCAGCTGTACATCGCGGCGGGGATCTCGGGCGCGATCCAGCACCGGGCCGGCATGCAGACGGCCAAGACGATCGTGGCCATCAACAAGGATCCTGAGGCTCCGATCTTCGAGCTGGCCGATTACGGGGTGGTGGGCGACCTGCACCAGGTGGTGCCGCAGCTCACTGAGGAAGTCAGCAAGCGCAAGTAG
- a CDS encoding serine/threonine-protein kinase: MSTQAPERLGPYRLVRKIGEGGMGVVHLGLDGEGREVAIKVLHPHVAADLKARDRLTREVETMRRVRSPFVAEVIDAELVGSQPYVVTRFAPGRTLEDTVLAEGPLEARQLIQLAQGLCQALVAIHAADVIHRDFKPSNVMLVDGRPLVIDFGIAHLVNATRLTQTGMFVGTPGYLAPEIIRDSDITQAADVHALASTVFFAATGAPPFGTGTFESVCFNIMEGRAQIDKAPAWLRGWLTRALQVEPSARPGAHELLRMAKALDPSVTTFNEGPTGTKPVVPRTRTMDTFSDLLPPVEYGKAAPPPAPTRHEERPRRREERPPPYVPAPMSARPAPHPDQRVAGPPPPDRRLVPRPTAPAQVRPYTPPPQYTPPSERKRYLFGSQVVGLLLLVTLVALTVMMPVMAGAVAVALALVLRLGEYLFGDLVKRRQVRGSSAADPLLALVGTPWALVKSALVTAVHVPLALLFGVCVWGALYWAGQMGVNEAAAYAAGAFAAGLFVLPGGGAPRKAVTRTLTGVLRSPGAALVAIVLVGTAALFAVMFALGQDTSWAPWRAPESVINDLASDARQSTIGLITGLIGDLLNGLGLGWLNPWA, translated from the coding sequence ATGAGCACCCAAGCACCAGAACGCCTCGGTCCCTACCGCCTCGTCAGGAAGATCGGCGAGGGCGGCATGGGGGTCGTCCACCTGGGCCTCGACGGTGAGGGACGCGAAGTCGCCATCAAGGTGCTGCATCCCCACGTCGCCGCCGACCTCAAGGCGCGCGACCGGCTCACCCGCGAGGTCGAGACGATGCGCAGGGTGCGCTCCCCGTTCGTCGCGGAGGTGATCGACGCCGAGCTGGTCGGCAGCCAGCCGTACGTGGTGACCCGCTTCGCCCCCGGCCGCACGCTGGAGGACACCGTGCTGGCCGAGGGGCCGCTGGAGGCCCGGCAGCTCATCCAGCTCGCCCAGGGGCTCTGCCAGGCGCTGGTGGCCATCCACGCGGCCGACGTGATCCACCGCGACTTCAAGCCGTCCAACGTCATGCTGGTCGACGGGCGGCCGCTGGTCATCGACTTCGGCATCGCCCACCTGGTCAACGCCACCCGGCTGACGCAGACCGGCATGTTCGTGGGCACGCCCGGCTACCTGGCGCCCGAGATCATCCGCGACTCCGACATCACCCAGGCGGCCGACGTGCACGCGCTGGCCTCGACGGTGTTCTTCGCCGCGACCGGGGCGCCGCCGTTCGGCACGGGCACGTTCGAGTCCGTCTGCTTCAACATCATGGAAGGGCGGGCGCAGATCGACAAGGCGCCCGCGTGGCTGCGCGGCTGGCTCACCAGGGCGCTGCAGGTCGAGCCGTCGGCCCGGCCGGGCGCGCACGAGCTGCTGCGGATGGCCAAGGCGCTGGACCCGTCGGTGACCACGTTCAACGAGGGGCCCACGGGCACCAAGCCGGTGGTGCCGCGTACCCGGACCATGGACACGTTCTCCGACCTGCTGCCGCCGGTCGAGTACGGCAAGGCCGCGCCGCCGCCTGCGCCGACGCGGCACGAGGAGCGGCCCAGGCGCCGCGAGGAGCGGCCGCCGCCCTACGTGCCCGCGCCGATGTCCGCCAGGCCCGCGCCCCATCCCGACCAGCGCGTGGCCGGCCCGCCCCCGCCCGACCGGCGGCTCGTGCCCCGGCCCACCGCGCCGGCGCAGGTGCGGCCCTACACCCCGCCGCCGCAGTACACGCCGCCGTCGGAGCGCAAGCGGTACCTGTTCGGCAGTCAGGTCGTCGGGTTGCTGCTGCTGGTCACGCTGGTGGCGCTGACGGTCATGATGCCCGTCATGGCGGGCGCGGTGGCCGTCGCGCTGGCGCTCGTGCTGCGGCTGGGCGAGTACCTCTTCGGCGACCTGGTCAAGCGCCGCCAGGTGCGCGGCAGCAGCGCGGCCGACCCGCTGCTCGCCCTGGTCGGCACGCCGTGGGCGCTGGTCAAGTCGGCTCTGGTGACCGCGGTGCACGTGCCGCTGGCGCTGCTGTTCGGCGTCTGCGTCTGGGGCGCGCTGTACTGGGCCGGGCAGATGGGCGTGAACGAGGCCGCGGCGTACGCGGCGGGCGCCTTCGCCGCCGGCCTGTTCGTGCTGCCGGGAGGCGGCGCGCCGCGCAAGGCCGTCACGCGGACGCTCACCGGCGTGCTGCGCAGCCCGGGCGCCGCCCTGGTGGCGATCGTGCTGGTGGGCACGGCGGCGCTGTTCGCGGTCATGTTCGCGCTGGGGCAGGACACCTCGTGGGCCCCGTGGCGGGCGCCGGAGTCGGTGATCAACGATTTGGCGAGCGACGCCAGGCAGAGCACGATCGGCCTGATCACAGGGCTGATCGGCGATCTGCTGAACGGTCTGGGGCTGGGGTGGCTGAATCCCTGGGCCTGA
- a CDS encoding serine/threonine-protein kinase, whose product MSERLGPYELLSRLGAGGFGEVHLALDAEGRTVAVKVLHPHVAADSVALARLAREVETMRMVGGPHIAEVLDASLRGSRPYLVTRYVQGRPLSSVPLPVADLRRLASGLAEALVAMHEAGVVHRDLKPANVMMTEGEPVVIDFGIASALDSLSVTASGAVVGTPGYLAPEVLEGRAVGMEADVFAFGATLAYAATGRQPYGQGPASAVAYRVVHHPPDLEGVPEWLEPLLRECLATDPAARPTAAQICARLGVAPVPYVPPRPAPVPAPARHAADDDLSTREWQPGKERYRRSVEESRARHREKVRRRWLIGSGLFVSLLAAAAREPLPEVSLFLLAAYALGVVSDAGVALFSRSLFKRRRMVADVVSVVGAVGLCFGLAATFSPFTLALFAGTALVVGVVFLLSA is encoded by the coding sequence ATGAGCGAGCGCCTCGGCCCGTACGAGCTTCTCTCCCGGCTGGGGGCCGGCGGGTTCGGCGAGGTTCATCTGGCGCTCGACGCTGAGGGGCGTACGGTCGCGGTCAAGGTGCTGCACCCGCACGTGGCCGCCGACAGCGTGGCGCTGGCGCGGCTGGCGCGCGAGGTGGAGACCATGCGCATGGTCGGCGGGCCGCACATCGCGGAGGTGCTCGACGCCTCGCTGCGGGGCTCTCGGCCCTACCTCGTCACCCGCTACGTGCAGGGCCGCCCGCTCAGCTCCGTCCCGCTGCCCGTGGCGGACCTGCGGCGGCTGGCCTCCGGGCTGGCCGAGGCGCTGGTGGCCATGCACGAGGCCGGGGTCGTGCACCGCGATCTCAAGCCCGCCAACGTGATGATGACCGAGGGCGAGCCCGTCGTGATCGACTTCGGCATCGCCAGCGCGCTCGACTCGCTGTCCGTCACCGCCTCGGGCGCGGTGGTGGGCACGCCCGGCTACCTGGCCCCCGAGGTGCTCGAAGGGCGGGCCGTCGGGATGGAGGCCGACGTGTTCGCGTTCGGCGCGACGCTGGCGTACGCGGCCACCGGGCGGCAGCCGTACGGGCAGGGCCCGGCCTCCGCCGTCGCCTACCGGGTCGTGCACCATCCGCCCGACCTGGAGGGGGTGCCCGAGTGGCTGGAGCCGTTGTTACGCGAGTGCCTGGCCACCGATCCCGCCGCCCGGCCCACGGCCGCGCAGATCTGCGCCCGGCTGGGGGTGGCGCCGGTGCCGTACGTGCCGCCGCGCCCCGCCCCCGTCCCCGCTCCCGCCCGGCACGCCGCCGACGACGACCTGAGCACCAGGGAGTGGCAGCCCGGCAAGGAGCGTTACCGGCGTTCGGTGGAGGAGTCCAGGGCCAGGCATCGGGAGAAGGTGCGCAGGCGCTGGCTGATCGGCTCGGGATTGTTCGTGTCGTTGCTGGCGGCGGCCGCCCGTGAGCCGCTGCCCGAGGTGTCGCTCTTCCTGCTGGCGGCGTACGCGCTGGGGGTCGTGTCCGACGCCGGGGTGGCGCTGTTCTCCCGCAGCCTGTTCAAGCGCAGGCGCATGGTGGCCGACGTGGTCAGCGTGGTGGGCGCGGTCGGCCTGTGCTTCGGGCTGGCGGCCACGTTCAGCCCGTTCACGCTGGCGCTGTTCGCGGGGACCGCGTTGGTGGTGGGCGTGGTGTTCCTGCTGTCCGCGTGA
- a CDS encoding helix-turn-helix domain-containing protein: MTVSTKPDRFARELRRWRTRRRFSQLDLAIRADTTQRHLSFLEQGRSRPGRAMVVRLAESLDLSLRERNGLLLAAGYAPVYTESGLDAPELSPVREALERILDGHLPYPAIVVRPYGELVAANAAFRVLREGVAPALLEPPVNVLRLALHPEGLAGRVGNLAEWGRHITGSLREQALRSPDPALDEFLAELDGYLPEPDPQAGYLGFAVPLRLRVPEGELRLITTLTSFATAVDVTLSELRLEAFLPADEATAKILQQRA, encoded by the coding sequence ATGACGGTGTCGACGAAGCCCGATCGGTTCGCCCGCGAGCTGCGGCGCTGGCGGACGCGGCGCCGCTTCAGCCAGCTCGACCTGGCGATCAGGGCCGACACGACGCAGCGCCATCTGAGCTTCCTCGAACAGGGCCGCTCCCGGCCCGGGCGCGCCATGGTGGTGCGGCTGGCCGAATCGCTGGACCTGTCGTTGCGGGAGCGCAACGGGCTGCTGCTCGCCGCCGGCTACGCGCCCGTCTACACCGAGTCGGGCCTGGACGCGCCCGAGCTGAGCCCGGTGCGCGAGGCGCTGGAGCGTATCCTCGACGGGCACCTGCCGTACCCGGCGATCGTGGTGCGGCCGTACGGTGAGCTGGTCGCCGCCAACGCGGCGTTCAGGGTGCTGCGGGAGGGCGTCGCACCCGCGCTGCTGGAGCCGCCGGTCAACGTGCTGCGGCTGGCCCTGCATCCGGAGGGGCTGGCCGGCCGGGTCGGGAACCTCGCCGAGTGGGGGCGGCACATCACCGGCAGCCTGCGCGAGCAGGCGTTGCGCAGCCCTGACCCGGCGCTGGACGAGTTCCTCGCCGAGCTGGACGGTTACCTGCCCGAGCCGGATCCGCAGGCCGGGTACCTCGGGTTCGCCGTGCCGCTGCGGTTGCGGGTGCCGGAAGGGGAGCTGCGGCTCATCACCACGCTGACGTCGTTCGCGACGGCCGTCGATGTCACGCTGTCCGAGCTGCGGCTGGAGGCGTTCCTGCCCGCTGACGAGGCCACGGCGAAGATCCTCCAGCAGCGGGCATGA
- a CDS encoding YbaK/EbsC family protein — protein MTLHWVPATARIDLLADPVARAVQDLEGVEVAEIDPDLADTAAFCEKYGVTLDESANCVVVAAKRGGETRHAACMVLATMRVDVNGVVRRHLDARKASFAPMAEAVELTGMEYGGITPLGLPEEWPILVDTHVAEHQKVVIGSGVRRSKLALSGATLAGLKRAEVLSLAG, from the coding sequence ATGACGTTGCACTGGGTGCCCGCCACCGCACGGATCGACCTGCTGGCCGACCCGGTGGCGCGTGCCGTACAGGACCTGGAGGGTGTCGAGGTGGCCGAGATCGATCCCGATCTGGCCGACACCGCGGCGTTCTGCGAGAAGTACGGCGTGACCCTCGACGAGTCCGCCAACTGCGTCGTCGTGGCGGCCAAGCGGGGCGGTGAGACGCGTCATGCCGCGTGCATGGTGCTCGCCACGATGCGGGTCGACGTGAACGGCGTGGTGCGCAGGCACCTCGACGCCCGCAAGGCCAGCTTCGCCCCGATGGCGGAGGCGGTCGAGCTGACCGGCATGGAGTACGGCGGCATCACGCCCCTCGGCCTGCCCGAGGAGTGGCCGATCCTGGTGGACACGCACGTCGCGGAGCACCAGAAGGTGGTGATCGGCAGCGGGGTGCGCAGGTCGAAGCTGGCCCTCTCCGGTGCCACGCTGGCCGGCCTGAAGAGGGCAGAGGTGCTCTCGCTGGCAGGCTGA
- a CDS encoding serine/threonine protein kinase, with protein MNDDRLGPYRLLRRLGEGGMGVVHLAVDPQGRQVAIKVLRGEVAGDEVARRRLSREVETMRRVRSKYIAEVLDADVTGHRPYIVTRYVPGPPLDEIVKNDGPLDLPALLRIAHGVASALAVVHSVGVIHRDLKPGNVLIMDGEPVLIDFGIAQAVDATRLTQTGMFIGTPGYLAPEIIEGQEAGPEVDIHAWAGTLLYAGTGQPPFGKGTLEMIFYNITAGKADISAAPAELQPLLKAAFQRNPSKRPKAAELAEQTARMLPKPAHSASPDEISTVPRPAEPAVPPKVTERPSYEISTPPVTPKRLLENQDQPAPPQPQDQQYVSLLPNQPDPWPTRRVSPEELRQIQREAGVYPPQPAPATGNGPAVPPHGETDVPTRRVRPDSPDYRRVNPQPGPQSGPQAGPDYGRPNPVPVQPPPYIPAQPQFPPAQPDRLTKREPYIPGVQPGKPLQRSRAYGVAGAMLLVLMIVAAVFKPVLVAIVALPVAILLRAADLAQPQLATRRAAGAAALDVVRVFAYPAALAKSAGITLALVLYALILGLPVTLLLTVVAGMDSYYALAWGAAIALWTVCAGPGVEGPGKQMRRTLSSLVPSRTAAMVMAGVLAAGAALSLIFAYSTFGDKPEGEAIWTPLNVQEVADQLDNLGGNSGG; from the coding sequence ATGAACGATGACCGACTAGGCCCTTACCGGCTGCTCAGGCGGCTCGGTGAAGGCGGGATGGGCGTTGTCCACCTGGCTGTCGACCCTCAGGGGCGGCAGGTGGCGATCAAGGTCCTGCGCGGAGAGGTCGCCGGCGACGAGGTCGCCAGGCGGCGGCTTTCGCGCGAGGTCGAGACCATGCGCCGGGTGCGCAGCAAGTACATCGCCGAGGTGCTCGACGCCGATGTGACCGGTCATCGTCCGTACATCGTCACGCGTTACGTGCCGGGCCCGCCGCTTGACGAGATCGTCAAGAACGACGGGCCGCTCGACCTGCCGGCGCTGCTGCGGATCGCCCACGGGGTGGCCTCGGCGCTGGCCGTGGTGCACTCGGTCGGCGTGATCCACCGCGACCTCAAGCCCGGCAACGTGCTGATCATGGACGGCGAGCCGGTGCTGATCGACTTCGGCATCGCCCAGGCGGTGGACGCCACGCGGCTGACGCAGACCGGCATGTTCATCGGCACGCCCGGCTACCTGGCGCCGGAGATCATCGAGGGTCAGGAGGCGGGCCCGGAGGTCGACATCCACGCCTGGGCCGGCACGCTGCTGTACGCGGGCACCGGCCAGCCGCCCTTCGGCAAGGGCACGCTGGAGATGATCTTCTACAACATCACCGCGGGCAAGGCCGACATCAGCGCGGCCCCGGCCGAGCTGCAGCCGCTGCTCAAGGCGGCCTTCCAGCGCAACCCCAGCAAGCGGCCCAAGGCCGCCGAGCTGGCCGAGCAGACCGCCCGGATGTTGCCCAAGCCGGCGCACAGCGCCTCGCCCGACGAGATCTCCACCGTGCCGCGCCCGGCCGAGCCGGCGGTGCCGCCGAAGGTGACGGAGCGGCCGTCGTATGAGATCTCCACGCCGCCGGTGACGCCGAAGCGGCTGCTGGAGAACCAGGACCAGCCGGCTCCGCCGCAGCCGCAGGACCAGCAGTACGTCTCGCTGCTGCCCAACCAGCCCGATCCGTGGCCGACCCGCAGGGTGTCGCCGGAGGAGCTGCGGCAGATCCAGCGCGAGGCGGGGGTCTATCCGCCGCAGCCGGCGCCGGCCACCGGCAACGGCCCGGCCGTGCCCCCGCACGGCGAGACCGACGTGCCGACGAGGCGGGTACGCCCCGACTCGCCCGACTACCGCCGGGTGAACCCTCAGCCGGGGCCCCAGTCCGGCCCGCAGGCGGGGCCCGACTACGGGCGCCCCAACCCGGTCCCGGTGCAGCCGCCTCCCTACATCCCGGCCCAGCCGCAGTTCCCGCCCGCCCAGCCCGACCGGCTGACCAAGCGGGAGCCGTACATCCCCGGCGTGCAGCCGGGCAAGCCGCTGCAGCGGTCCAGGGCGTACGGCGTGGCCGGGGCCATGCTGCTGGTGCTGATGATCGTGGCGGCCGTGTTCAAGCCCGTGCTGGTGGCGATCGTGGCCCTGCCGGTCGCGATCCTGCTGCGCGCGGCCGACCTGGCCCAGCCGCAGCTCGCCACCCGCAGGGCGGCGGGCGCGGCGGCGCTCGACGTGGTGCGGGTGTTCGCCTACCCGGCGGCGCTGGCCAAGTCGGCGGGCATCACGCTGGCGCTGGTGCTCTACGCGCTGATCCTGGGGCTCCCGGTGACGCTGCTGCTGACGGTGGTGGCCGGGATGGACTCCTACTACGCGCTGGCCTGGGGCGCGGCGATCGCGTTGTGGACGGTCTGCGCGGGCCCCGGAGTCGAAGGCCCGGGCAAGCAGATGCGCAGAACGCTCTCATCGCTCGTACCCTCGAGAACAGCGGCGATGGTGATGGCGGGAGTCCTCGCGGCGGGTGCCGCGCTCTCGCTGATCTTCGCTTACAGCACGTTCGGGGACAAGCCTGAGGGGGAGGCCATATGGACTCCGCTGAACGTCCAGGAAGTGGCGGACCAGCTCGACAACCTAGGGGGGAATTCCGGGGGATGA
- a CDS encoding RloB family protein produces the protein MTRKPRGRAQKSSAQISERRTLHVYTEGTKTEVIYLQHWHRLYRDRAIVTIDGFHGPPSRLVRAAVDRKRDDQREEKRGRGQAFSEYWCMFDVDEFPNLPETYQLAAQHDIKIAVSNPCVELWFLLHFQDQTASLEGTAAQGLATRHLSCGKSLTPRALEQLVEHYGVAMERAEKLDSKHEGDGSPARSNPSSSVWRLIERIRSQ, from the coding sequence GTGACCCGGAAACCTCGTGGCCGTGCCCAGAAGTCGTCGGCGCAGATCTCCGAGAGACGGACGCTCCACGTCTACACCGAGGGGACCAAGACCGAGGTCATCTATCTCCAGCATTGGCACCGCCTCTACAGAGACAGAGCCATCGTCACCATCGACGGCTTTCACGGGCCGCCTTCTCGCCTCGTACGTGCCGCCGTCGACCGTAAACGGGATGATCAGCGGGAGGAGAAGCGCGGTCGCGGTCAGGCGTTCAGTGAGTACTGGTGCATGTTCGATGTGGACGAGTTTCCGAATCTTCCGGAGACATATCAGCTGGCCGCCCAGCACGACATCAAGATCGCCGTATCGAATCCTTGCGTTGAGCTGTGGTTCTTACTTCATTTTCAAGATCAGACGGCCTCACTCGAAGGGACTGCGGCCCAAGGTCTCGCCACAAGACATCTTTCATGTGGGAAGTCGTTGACGCCCCGTGCACTGGAGCAGCTGGTCGAGCATTATGGCGTGGCCATGGAGCGCGCCGAGAAGCTGGACAGCAAGCACGAGGGAGATGGGTCTCCTGCGCGTTCCAATCCGAGCTCGAGTGTCTGGCGGCTGATCGAGCGCATCCGGAGTCAGTGA
- a CDS encoding electron transfer flavoprotein subunit beta/FixA family protein has product MNIVVCVKQVPDTATERKLRSDDNTLDRDAADGVVNELDEYAVEEALKLKEAHGGEVTVLTMGPGKATDTIRKALAMGADKAVHLSDDALHGSDALSTSYAMAQVLKKIGFDLVILGSESTDARTGVLAAMLAERLGASQLTLANKVEVDKGAIAIQRLTDYGYDRVEAPLPAVISVVEKINEPRYPSFKGIMAAKKKPVETLAIGDASIDAAQVGLAAAWSEVVDFAAAPPRAAGTIVKDEGDGGEKAADFLASKKFI; this is encoded by the coding sequence ATGAACATCGTCGTCTGCGTGAAGCAGGTCCCCGACACGGCGACCGAGCGCAAGCTGCGGTCCGATGACAACACGCTCGACCGCGACGCCGCCGACGGCGTGGTCAACGAGCTTGACGAGTACGCGGTCGAAGAGGCGCTGAAGCTGAAGGAGGCCCACGGCGGTGAGGTGACCGTCCTGACCATGGGCCCCGGCAAGGCGACCGACACCATCCGCAAGGCGCTGGCCATGGGCGCCGACAAGGCCGTCCACCTCAGCGACGACGCGCTGCACGGCTCAGACGCGCTGTCCACCTCGTACGCGATGGCCCAGGTGCTCAAGAAGATCGGGTTCGACCTGGTCATCCTGGGCTCCGAGTCGACCGACGCGCGCACCGGGGTGCTGGCCGCCATGCTGGCCGAGCGGCTGGGCGCGTCCCAGCTCACGCTGGCCAACAAGGTCGAGGTCGACAAGGGCGCCATCGCCATCCAGCGGCTGACCGACTACGGCTACGACCGGGTCGAGGCTCCGCTGCCGGCCGTCATCTCCGTGGTCGAGAAGATCAACGAGCCCCGCTACCCCTCGTTCAAGGGCATCATGGCGGCCAAGAAGAAGCCCGTCGAGACGCTCGCCATCGGCGACGCCTCCATCGACGCGGCGCAGGTCGGCCTGGCCGCCGCCTGGTCCGAGGTGGTCGACTTCGCCGCGGCCCCGCCGCGCGCGGCCGGCACGATCGTCAAGGACGAAGGTGACGGCGGCGAGAAGGCGGCCGACTTCCTGGCGTCCAAGAAGTTCATCTGA
- a CDS encoding AAA family ATPase, translating into MMDEEAGQLSMLLGFRAENTYSFYDELDFSLEATAQAEKGVPRNVHWHHKGGRPLRVLPAAGVFGANASGKTNLLKALSDLREHVLFSFRSGHPSGGVRRPSFRLDPAATEKPTRYEIDIVLNGVRHEYGVVMNDQHILHEWAYRYPHGRAALLFERKHGQQVDLPVGKRSLGRAIEQIARPNALFLSAAAAGNHPDLLPLYEWFGQNLMLAEASSRQARWAFTTQLLREDASREQVLALLRAADLGIADVKIRPLDPKVMERVRRAALILAGREEDAEGFPDIDVTELGLVLSHQGAKDDVEFNVSEESLGTLVWLGLVGPVFDALRSGSVLLVDELESSLHPILAARVIGLFQDTEANPKGAQLVFSSHAPTLLGNASQPRPLGRDQIWFTEKLTDGRSRLYPLSDLSPRQEEAIGKRYLTGRYGATPIVSHEEFVEVARLIAAGGHQ; encoded by the coding sequence ATGATGGACGAAGAAGCTGGTCAGCTCTCGATGCTTCTGGGTTTCCGAGCAGAAAATACCTACTCGTTCTATGACGAGTTGGACTTCTCGCTGGAAGCGACCGCCCAGGCCGAGAAGGGTGTACCAAGGAACGTCCACTGGCACCACAAGGGCGGCAGGCCACTTCGGGTGTTGCCCGCGGCAGGCGTGTTCGGCGCCAACGCGTCGGGCAAGACCAACCTGCTCAAGGCCCTGAGCGATCTCAGGGAACACGTCCTGTTCTCGTTCCGGTCCGGGCATCCATCCGGCGGCGTACGCCGCCCCAGCTTCCGCCTCGATCCTGCGGCAACGGAGAAACCGACCCGCTACGAGATCGACATCGTTCTGAACGGCGTCCGACACGAATACGGGGTCGTGATGAACGATCAGCACATTCTGCATGAATGGGCCTATCGCTATCCGCACGGCCGGGCCGCTCTGCTCTTCGAACGTAAGCACGGACAGCAGGTCGACCTGCCTGTCGGCAAGCGTTCGCTGGGCAGAGCGATCGAGCAGATAGCCAGGCCGAACGCCCTGTTCCTGTCGGCCGCCGCCGCGGGCAACCATCCGGACCTGCTGCCGCTCTATGAATGGTTCGGGCAGAACCTGATGCTGGCAGAAGCATCGAGCAGGCAGGCTCGCTGGGCCTTCACCACACAGCTGCTCCGCGAGGACGCCAGCCGCGAGCAGGTCCTGGCACTCCTGCGTGCCGCCGATCTCGGCATCGCGGACGTCAAGATCCGGCCTCTGGACCCCAAGGTCATGGAGCGGGTTCGCCGAGCCGCCCTCATCCTGGCAGGCCGCGAGGAGGACGCCGAAGGGTTCCCGGACATCGACGTCACGGAGCTGGGTTTAGTGCTGAGTCACCAAGGCGCCAAGGACGACGTCGAATTCAACGTGTCAGAGGAATCTCTCGGCACCCTCGTCTGGCTCGGACTCGTGGGGCCCGTCTTCGACGCCCTCCGGTCAGGCAGCGTGCTGCTGGTCGACGAACTGGAATCAAGTCTTCATCCCATACTCGCGGCACGGGTGATCGGGCTGTTCCAGGACACGGAAGCCAATCCGAAGGGCGCACAGCTCGTTTTCAGCTCCCATGCACCGACGTTGCTGGGCAACGCGTCACAACCACGCCCGCTGGGACGTGACCAGATCTGGTTCACCGAGAAGCTCACCGATGGGCGGAGCCGCCTCTATCCGCTGTCGGATCTGTCGCCACGGCAGGAGGAGGCGATCGGGAAGCGATATCTCACCGGCCGATACGGAGCGACGCCCATCGTGAGCCATGAGGAGTTCGTCGAGGTGGCGCGTCTCATCGCCGCCGGGGGGCACCAGTGA